In Methanomicrobia archaeon, the following are encoded in one genomic region:
- a CDS encoding NADH-quinone oxidoreductase subunit L, producing the protein MNSVIFAWLCWIFPLVGVPLAPVLAKIHPKLRDYGAITLSFLAALSAVMLIPYLFRLEELPIDSSVTWLTVPIELKFGVLVDPVSILMANVVAVISFFIMVYSYGYMKGNPSLTRWWVFMNFFIGGMLLLVISNNLLFLFFGWKIVGLCSWGLIGFYYLDEKKYWIGGPPPTRYITPSHAGLKAMVVTSAGDLLLLGGILIIYAHAHTLNISTLYETASIWIPEMAKSPGLISLTVVLLLAGPVGKSAQFPLHEWLPEAMAGPGPVSALIHAATMVKSGVYLVARLIPIFYFGYWVAGVGEALTFFILVAWIGAITAFVAATQGMTAVELKKALAFSTVSQIGYMMLALGVAGLTPAGLMGGFTSGLSHLLSHAMFKAALFLCAGSVIHTAGSIYMTDMGSLRKYMPYTWLFMFIASLSLMGVPPLPGFWSKDAILASVWASHNYGLFLLALVTVAITAFYTVRFVGLTFYGKKSDNVETREKKGAHLGEPHITMVFACGILAVLIVLLGLSFTPVEHLLEGGFEYSLVEQLHLPVGHQEGHSLVPPVLSLVFIALGAVPAYALYMSGKYNPYGTLETLFEKHPSMKMLHTFFWNRWYIDSTYYKVFVDGTNKLLPIVVNRIENPLDNAFHVKIPAFFNFMAVRVVKPFEERLDKVFHRIIPSIPGRLFNLVKYLQTETGVIGFNLIYVLLFYLIVLILILWVVT; encoded by the coding sequence ATGAACTCTGTTATATTTGCCTGGCTCTGCTGGATTTTCCCCTTGGTTGGGGTGCCCTTGGCGCCGGTTCTGGCAAAGATCCATCCGAAGCTGAGAGACTATGGTGCGATTACACTCTCGTTCCTCGCCGCGCTCTCCGCCGTGATGCTCATACCGTATTTATTCCGTCTGGAGGAGCTGCCCATTGATAGCTCCGTTACCTGGCTCACCGTCCCGATCGAGTTGAAATTCGGCGTGCTTGTGGATCCCGTGAGCATACTCATGGCGAATGTCGTTGCCGTTATCAGCTTCTTCATCATGGTCTATTCCTACGGATACATGAAGGGCAATCCTTCTTTGACTCGGTGGTGGGTCTTCATGAACTTCTTCATTGGCGGCATGCTCCTCTTGGTTATTTCCAATAACCTGTTATTCCTCTTCTTTGGCTGGAAGATTGTGGGTCTCTGTAGCTGGGGGTTGATAGGGTTCTACTATCTGGATGAGAAGAAATACTGGATCGGGGGGCCACCACCTACGCGATACATCACTCCGTCTCATGCAGGTTTGAAGGCGATGGTGGTGACCTCGGCAGGGGATCTGCTCTTATTAGGAGGGATCCTGATAATCTATGCGCATGCTCACACCCTAAATATATCGACTCTTTACGAGACTGCATCGATTTGGATACCGGAAATGGCCAAATCGCCCGGATTAATCTCTCTCACTGTTGTACTCCTTCTTGCAGGGCCCGTCGGGAAGTCCGCTCAGTTCCCACTGCATGAATGGCTGCCGGAAGCTATGGCTGGTCCCGGGCCCGTTTCAGCCCTGATCCACGCAGCGACCATGGTTAAGAGCGGCGTTTACCTCGTCGCTCGGCTCATACCCATCTTCTACTTTGGCTATTGGGTGGCGGGAGTCGGTGAGGCGCTAACGTTCTTCATTTTAGTCGCGTGGATCGGCGCAATCACCGCTTTCGTCGCTGCTACCCAGGGTATGACCGCGGTGGAGCTGAAGAAGGCGCTGGCATTTTCCACTGTCAGCCAGATCGGCTACATGATGCTTGCCTTAGGCGTGGCGGGCTTAACGCCCGCAGGCTTGATGGGCGGCTTCACTTCGGGATTGTCTCACCTATTAAGCCATGCGATGTTCAAGGCGGCTCTCTTTCTCTGTGCCGGCTCGGTCATTCACACTGCTGGCTCTATCTACATGACCGACATGGGCTCACTGAGAAAGTATATGCCCTATACCTGGCTGTTCATGTTCATTGCGTCGCTATCGCTGATGGGTGTTCCGCCACTACCAGGCTTTTGGAGTAAAGATGCTATTCTCGCGTCTGTCTGGGCATCCCATAATTACGGCTTGTTCCTGCTCGCGTTGGTTACTGTCGCGATAACTGCTTTCTATACCGTTCGTTTCGTGGGTTTGACGTTTTACGGAAAGAAGAGCGATAATGTCGAGACGCGAGAGAAAAAGGGGGCGCATCTTGGCGAACCGCACATTACCATGGTGTTTGCCTGTGGCATCTTAGCCGTGCTGATCGTTCTCCTCGGGCTCTCATTTACACCGGTAGAACATTTACTGGAAGGCGGATTCGAATATAGCCTGGTTGAACAGCTTCATCTGCCCGTGGGGCATCAAGAAGGGCATTCTCTTGTACCTCCTGTTCTATCGCTCGTTTTCATAGCTCTTGGTGCCGTTCCCGCGTATGCCCTTTACATGTCAGGTAAATATAATCCGTATGGCACGTTGGAGACGCTCTTCGAGAAGCATCCCTCCATGAAGATGCTCCATACGTTCTTCTGGAACCGGTGGTACATAGACAGCACCTATTACAAGGTCTTCGTAGACGGAACGAACAAGCTGCTTCCTATCGTGGTCAATCGTATTGAGAATCCGCTGGATAACGCGTTTCACGTAAAAATTCCCGCGTTCTTCAACTTCATGGCGGTTCGTGTGGTTAAGCCGTTCGAGGAACGACTGGATAAAGTGTTCCATAGGATAATTCCCTCTATTCCCGGACGACTCTTTAATCTGGTGAAGTACCTCCAGACTGAGACCGGCGTTATAGGATTCAATTTGATATACGTACTGCTGTTCTACCTCATTGTCCTCATTC